The sequence below is a genomic window from Setaria italica strain Yugu1 chromosome IV, Setaria_italica_v2.0, whole genome shotgun sequence.
AGCTGCCACTCCACACCAAAATCTTGGATCTACTACGTTGAGGAATTTAATTAATGATACATTTTACCTTTTACTTTTCTCCTCTGTTGACCACAACTTCGGCTGGTAGGTTAAGCAGGGCAGATGAACTGTGGAACAGATAGGATCTTAtgggtgatttttttttctttactatAGATGATCTCGAACTAAAGAATTCTCTCTCGTACTATGAATTCTCTCTCGTACTTTTAGGACCTGTATCAATTTATAGGAGATGTTCTGCTTTGCGCTGACGCTAGCACAAATTTTGTTGTTCTTTTCTTAGTAGAAGGTATATAGTGATCCATTCGCCAATCGCCATGCATCCATCGTCTTTTTATGCAGAAGTCCACGCAATATCTTGGTAGAGAGGACAACATGACCGATAGATCACCAATGTAGGAGCCCTCTAGTGTACGCGAAACATCCAAATTTTGCAACTTGCAATGAAGAAATTTACATAGACGTTTTGTGGCTTATCTGTGCCGGCTTCTACCAATTGAACTTGCACGGTAAACTTCTCCAAGGCCGGGCGTTACCCCCAACTCAATCCCCGCTTCCGTCGGCACGAACGCAACGCCTCGGGCTGAACACGAACGCAACGCCTCGGGCTGAACGCGGAACCATGCAAACAAGGTTAGAACCGAACACAAAGCAGAGAAGAATAATCATTCAATATCCTTAGTGTTCAATCATCGTATACGAGAACGCTACAAGAACAATGCTGGTCATCCCTATATATACGGAAGGCTCATGCTTCCTGCCCTGCAACCACCACCAGCTTTCCTCTCACTGAGCTTTGGATCGGAGCAGAACTGGTAGTAGGCTGGTAGCAGCAATGGCTTCAGCCGTTCCATCAAccttgctcttctgcttggtGCTCCTTGTTTCACCCTACCTTGGCTGCTCCTACCACACCAGCTACACCCATGGCGGAATGCACTACGTTCTCCGTTCGAACCGAGACCACCGGCAACCGAAACAGACTCCAACCTGTTCCTCCGTGCATTCTGGTAAAGCGTCATAGCAATCCTTGTTATCGATTATTTGTGTAATAATCCATATTCTTGAGGAACACAAATGTTCTAGTTCTACTCAGAGATACTTGTATTCTGTAATGATGTCACATTATCCTTGTAGGACGGAGCAGCAGCGATGGGGTGCCTGTGCTGCACCGGCTGAGTCCATGCTCCCCTCTCGGCGCCGCACGGAGCCAGGAACAGACGTCCGTGGCCGACGTCTTCCACCGTGACGCCCTCCGCCTCTGCTCCCTGTTCGGCGAGGACAACCATGGCGACCCTGCACCCGGACCGTCAGCACCGGGCGGTGGCGTCTCCATCCCCAACAAAGGCGACCCGATCGAAACGTTGCCGGGGGTGTTCGAGTACCACGTCGTGGCTGGCTTCGGCACCCCGGTGCAGGAGTTCACCGTGGGGTTCGACACCCTCACCCCGGGCGCCACGCTGCTCAAGTGcacgccgtgcgccgccggcggggagccGTGTGACCCGGCTTTCGAGCCGTCGGCGTCGTCCTCCCTCGCCCAGGTCCCCTGCGGCTCGACGGACTGCCCGTTCCACGGCTGCTCCGGACCCAGCTGCACCCTCAGCGTCACCATCAACAACACCCTGCTGGGCAACGCGACCTTCGTAACTGACACGCTCACGCTGACGTCGACGACCACCGTGGAGAACTTCAGGTTCGCGTGCCTCGAGGCCGGCTTCAGGCCGAGTGATAACTCCACCGGCATCCTCGACCTCAGCCGGAACAGCCACTCGCTGGCGTCCCGCGCCCCTTCCTCTCCGGGCACGGTCGCCTTCTCCTACTGCCTGCCGTCGTCCCCAGGCACCGTGGGCTTCCTCTCCATCGGCGCCCCCAAGCCGGAACTCTCCGGCCGCAAGGCGATCTACACCCAGCTGCGGAGCAACCCGGACAACGGGAACTTGTACGTCGTGGAGCTCGTCGGGCTGGGCCTCGGCGGCCCGGACCTCTCAattccgccgcccgccctcgctgGCGACACCATTCTCGATCTGCACACGACGTTCACCTACCTGAGGCCCGAGGTGTACGCGGCCCTCCGCGACAACTTCCGCAAATGGATGACGCAGTaccccgccgcgccgtcgctcGGTAGGCTCGACACGTGCTACAACTTCACCGGGTTAAACATTTTCATGGTGCCAGTGGTCACGCTCAAGCTCGACGGCGGGGCCGACGTCGACCTCTCCATGGATGAAATGATGTTCTTCCCCGACCCCGACAACCACTTCTCCATCGCGTGCCTCGCcttcgccgcggcgccggcgaacgCGCGGGAGGCAGCAGTGATCGGAAACAGGGCGCAGTCGTCGATGGAGGTGGTGTACGACGTGAGCGGAGGGAGGGTTGGGTTCGTCCCGTACCGCTGCTAAGTGCTAAGTAAGGATCGCCACCACCCGTGTGCATGGTGGAGAAGACGGTAATGCTAGGGGTGTGTTTGTTCCCATTTCACATTTCCAGTCTGTAATAAGAAGCAGAAGAGTCACGAGTGATCTGCAAGGTGCGGAGCTATATATCCGTACGACCGAATAAGCAGCAAACCCAGCAATCATAAGCTGGTTGTCAGCTGCCACACCTTTAGCAAATTTAGCAGGAACCTCCGAATATCGGTTGTACCTTCTCTTTAATTTGTGATGCATGCGTGGGATACG
It includes:
- the LOC101768271 gene encoding aspartyl protease 25 — its product is MASAVPSTLLFCLVLLVSPYLGCSYHTSYTHGGMHYVLRSNRDHRQPKQTPTCSSVHSGRSSSDGVPVLHRLSPCSPLGAARSQEQTSVADVFHRDALRLCSLFGEDNHGDPAPGPSAPGGGVSIPNKGDPIETLPGVFEYHVVAGFGTPVQEFTVGFDTLTPGATLLKCTPCAAGGEPCDPAFEPSASSSLAQVPCGSTDCPFHGCSGPSCTLSVTINNTLLGNATFVTDTLTLTSTTTVENFRFACLEAGFRPSDNSTGILDLSRNSHSLASRAPSSPGTVAFSYCLPSSPGTVGFLSIGAPKPELSGRKAIYTQLRSNPDNGNLYVVELVGLGLGGPDLSIPPPALAGDTILDLHTTFTYLRPEVYAALRDNFRKWMTQYPAAPSLGRLDTCYNFTGLNIFMVPVVTLKLDGGADVDLSMDEMMFFPDPDNHFSIACLAFAAAPANAREAAVIGNRAQSSMEVVYDVSGGRVGFVPYRC